The Flaviramulus sp. BrNp1-15 genome has a window encoding:
- the gldL gene encoding gliding motility protein GldL, with translation MAKSKASKKFMNMAYGLGAAIVIVGALFKIIHFEIGPLTGNVMLTIGLVTEAIIFALSAFEPVDEELDWSLVYPELAGGQAGKKEGKESAQGLLSKKLDDLLKEAKIDGELISSLGDSIKNFEGAAKNMSSTVDSIEASKKYGEELSLAAAQMESLNSLYKVQLESINKQATINEESIENAGKLKEQMQSLASNLSSLNGVYGGMLSAMNKN, from the coding sequence ATGGCAAAGTCAAAAGCAAGTAAAAAGTTCATGAATATGGCTTACGGATTAGGAGCAGCAATTGTAATTGTTGGTGCACTATTCAAAATTATTCACTTTGAAATCGGACCTTTAACAGGTAACGTAATGTTAACCATCGGTCTTGTAACAGAAGCAATCATATTTGCTTTATCAGCATTCGAACCTGTTGATGAAGAGTTAGATTGGTCTTTAGTATATCCAGAATTAGCTGGAGGACAAGCAGGTAAAAAAGAAGGAAAAGAAAGCGCACAAGGTTTATTATCTAAAAAATTAGACGATTTATTAAAAGAAGCTAAAATTGATGGCGAATTAATATCTAGTTTAGGAGATAGCATTAAAAACTTTGAAGGTGCTGCAAAAAATATGTCTTCAACTGTAGATTCAATTGAAGCAAGCAAGAAATATGGTGAAGAATTATCATTAGCTGCTGCTCAAATGGAATCTTTAAACAGCTTATATAAAGTACAGTTAGAGAGTATTAATAAACAAGCAACTATCAATGAAGAATCTATTGAGAATGCTGGTAAATTAAAAGAGCAAATGCAATCTTTAGCATCTAACTTATCGTCTTTAAATGGCGTATACGGTGGTATGCTTTCTGCAATGAACAAAAACTAA
- the gldK gene encoding gliding motility lipoprotein GldK, with product MDIKKFILLTSVLAILSSCGSKDRGELVGVKGKKWHPEKPYGMELIPGGAFIMGKADDDLAGIADAPSKTVTVRAFYMDATEITNSEYRQFVHWVRDSIVRMKLAILADEVGKVPEDGGIGEYAFKDADTANMSVYEKYMFENYTGLGPTGYEGRKLNKDVDLVFDTSEYPDEYYTEVMDTMYLPLEESYNGQRTWDVKKFKFQFSYMDIQEAARNRGIKRKDVIKKEEIEVYPDTTVWIRDFAYSYNEPMHNDYFWHDAYGEYPVVGVTWAQAKAFCEWRTINKNSYQKSKKGAALVNTFRLPSEAEWEYAARGGLQAATYPWGGPYTKSDASCFMANFKPVRGDYAADQALYTVEAKSYEPNDYNLYNMAGNVSEWVNASYDPAAYQYTSTINPSVNDNNNQRKVVRGGSWKDVAYFLQVSSRDYEYADSARSYIGFRTVQDYMGTQVTKNGK from the coding sequence ATGGATATTAAGAAGTTTATATTATTAACCTCAGTATTAGCAATACTGTCTAGTTGTGGCTCTAAAGATAGAGGCGAGCTAGTAGGTGTTAAAGGAAAAAAATGGCATCCCGAAAAGCCATATGGTATGGAACTTATTCCGGGTGGAGCATTTATCATGGGTAAAGCAGATGATGATCTTGCAGGTATAGCAGATGCGCCTTCAAAAACAGTTACTGTTAGAGCCTTTTATATGGATGCTACAGAAATAACAAACAGTGAATACCGTCAATTCGTTCACTGGGTAAGAGACTCAATTGTTAGAATGAAATTAGCCATTTTAGCAGATGAGGTTGGTAAAGTACCTGAAGATGGTGGTATTGGTGAGTATGCATTTAAAGATGCAGATACAGCTAATATGTCTGTTTACGAAAAATATATGTTCGAAAACTATACAGGTTTAGGTCCAACAGGATATGAAGGTAGAAAACTAAACAAAGATGTTGATTTAGTTTTTGATACATCAGAATATCCTGACGAATACTATACTGAAGTTATGGATACCATGTATTTACCTCTAGAAGAGTCTTATAATGGGCAACGTACTTGGGATGTTAAAAAATTCAAGTTCCAGTTCAGTTACATGGATATTCAAGAAGCTGCTAGAAATAGAGGTATAAAACGTAAAGATGTTATCAAGAAAGAAGAAATAGAAGTGTATCCTGATACTACAGTTTGGATTAGAGATTTCGCTTATTCTTATAACGAGCCAATGCATAATGATTATTTCTGGCATGATGCCTATGGTGAGTATCCTGTAGTAGGTGTTACTTGGGCGCAAGCTAAAGCATTTTGCGAGTGGAGAACAATAAACAAAAACTCATATCAAAAATCTAAAAAAGGAGCTGCTTTGGTAAATACATTTAGATTACCATCTGAAGCAGAATGGGAATATGCCGCAAGAGGTGGTTTACAAGCTGCAACATACCCTTGGGGTGGACCTTACACAAAAAGTGATGCAAGTTGCTTTATGGCAAACTTTAAACCTGTAAGGGGTGATTATGCAGCAGACCAAGCATTATATACTGTAGAGGCAAAGTCTTACGAGCCAAATGATTATAATTTATATAATATGGCTGGTAATGTATCAGAATGGGTGAATGCATCTTACGATCCTGCAGCTTATCAATATACATCAACAATAAATCCTAGTGTTAACGATAATAATAATCAACGTAAAGTTGTAAGAGGTGGTTCATGGAAAGATGTAGCATACTTTTTACAAGTTAGTTCTAGAGATTACGAATACGCAGATTCAGCAAGAAGTTATATAGGTTTCAGAACCGTTCAAGATTACATGGGGACACAAGTAACGAAAAACGGAAAATAA